One Campylobacterota bacterium DNA segment encodes these proteins:
- the mltG gene encoding endolytic transglycosylase MltG: protein MSYLFSTVTSPKIVYIPKGSVFKSISHLQNEGVNVHKFDAFILRLLGHPQQGWIDLKEEKMSRITYLHRLTTAKAATRQITLIPGETTEIFLSQLSEELSLDKKALVEAYERHAPYKEGNFVPETYSIPNEIDEERLILHLLNESEKTIKGWAEDYNIAYTREKWLPIVTKASVIQKEASSLSDMPYVSSVIDNRIKKGMRLQMDGTLNYGEFSHQKVTARRIRTDRTPYNTYKNKGLPQYPVCNVSREAIDAALHPARTDYLYFVRGKDGEHVYSSYFSTHRQNIVNATK from the coding sequence ATGAGCTACCTGTTCTCTACTGTCACATCCCCCAAAATCGTCTATATTCCGAAAGGTTCCGTATTTAAAAGTATATCACACCTCCAGAACGAGGGGGTCAACGTCCATAAGTTCGATGCGTTTATCCTCCGGCTGCTCGGACATCCCCAGCAGGGGTGGATCGACCTCAAAGAGGAAAAAATGAGCCGCATCACCTATCTGCACCGCCTGACCACCGCCAAAGCCGCCACGCGTCAGATCACCCTGATCCCGGGGGAGACAACCGAAATTTTCCTTTCCCAGCTCTCGGAGGAGCTTTCTCTGGACAAAAAAGCCCTCGTTGAAGCGTATGAACGCCATGCTCCCTACAAAGAGGGCAATTTCGTCCCCGAGACCTACAGCATCCCCAACGAAATCGATGAAGAACGGCTGATTCTCCACCTCCTTAACGAATCCGAAAAGACCATAAAAGGGTGGGCAGAGGATTACAATATAGCCTATACACGGGAAAAATGGTTACCTATAGTAACAAAAGCTTCGGTGATTCAAAAAGAAGCTTCTTCTTTGAGCGATATGCCTTATGTGAGCTCGGTCATCGACAACCGGATCAAAAAAGGGATGCGCCTGCAGATGGACGGCACACTTAATTACGGAGAATTTTCACATCAAAAAGTAACTGCCCGCAGAATCAGAACCGATAGAACGCCCTATAATACGTACAAAAACAAAGGTCTTCCCCAGTATCCGGTATGTAACGTGTCACGTGAAGCGATCGATGCGGCACTCCACCCGGCCCGGACCGACTACCTCTATTTCGTCAGAGGCAAAGATGGGGAGCATGTTTACAGTAGTTACTTTTCTACACATAGGCAAAACATAGTAAATGCTACAAAATGA
- a CDS encoding NADP-dependent isocitrate dehydrogenase → MAKIIWSKIDEAPALATYSFFPIASKFCAAGGVELEQSDISLAGRVLSAMGLAEDELSKLGELCVKPEGNIIKLPNISASVGQLKDCIAELQSQGYNIPNYPENPANDAEKEIQAKYATCLGSAVNPVLREGNSDRRAAKAVKNFAQKNPHKLRAYSENSKAAVMHMGGKGDFYGNEKSVTMDKAQKVTIALNGKELKTIDAMEGEVLDGTFMSVKALRAFYKASIEEAKKKGVIWSLHLKATMMKISDPIMFGHAFEIFFEDVFAKYADVFKEVGVNPNLGMSDLEKKIKGHAKEAEIKAAFQAVVDADAPKIAMVDSDKGTTNFNAPNDVIIDASMPVVVREGGKQWDRTGAALETLAVIPDSTYAMFHAEMVADCVKNGQYDVATMGTMQNIGLMAQKAEEYGSHPTTFELAEAGKVTVTAADGTELMSFDCEAGDIWRMSRAKDIPIKDWIRLAFERGQIEKIPVVFWLDENRAHDAQMIAKVKKYMPEFNTAGLEIHILDIAAATRFTNERIRKGLNTIAVTGNVLRDHLTDMYPILELGTSAKMLSIVPLLAGGGLFETGAGGSAPKHVEQFLNEGHLRWDSLGEFLALAESLRMIEQKNPNADLAAVTAALDVANQGYLDNNKAPGRKAGEPDNRASHFYVAQYWARALANSNNAALAAKFAPVADALEANEAKIMEELMAVSGKPQDIGGYFHPNDAKAEAAMRPSKTLNAIIDAI, encoded by the coding sequence ATGGCAAAAATCATTTGGTCAAAAATCGATGAAGCCCCGGCTTTGGCAACCTATTCATTCTTTCCGATTGCATCTAAATTTTGTGCAGCGGGCGGCGTTGAGTTAGAGCAAAGTGACATTTCACTTGCTGGGCGTGTTCTTTCAGCAATGGGCCTTGCTGAAGACGAGCTTTCAAAACTGGGTGAGCTTTGTGTCAAGCCTGAAGGTAACATCATCAAGCTTCCAAACATTTCGGCATCTGTCGGTCAGCTCAAAGATTGTATCGCTGAGCTTCAGTCTCAGGGGTATAATATCCCCAACTACCCTGAAAACCCTGCAAACGATGCGGAAAAAGAGATTCAGGCCAAATACGCGACATGTCTCGGTTCAGCGGTTAATCCGGTTCTTCGTGAAGGTAACTCGGACCGCCGTGCGGCGAAAGCGGTTAAAAACTTCGCTCAGAAAAACCCGCACAAACTCCGCGCTTACTCTGAGAATTCAAAAGCGGCCGTAATGCACATGGGCGGCAAAGGCGACTTCTACGGTAACGAAAAATCGGTTACTATGGACAAAGCGCAAAAAGTGACGATCGCCCTCAACGGCAAAGAGCTCAAAACGATCGATGCGATGGAAGGGGAAGTCCTTGACGGTACATTCATGTCGGTCAAAGCACTTCGCGCGTTCTACAAAGCATCGATCGAAGAGGCGAAAAAGAAAGGGGTCATCTGGTCGCTGCACCTTAAAGCAACGATGATGAAAATCTCCGACCCGATCATGTTCGGTCACGCATTCGAAATCTTCTTTGAAGACGTATTCGCGAAATATGCGGATGTTTTCAAAGAAGTAGGTGTTAATCCAAATCTAGGAATGTCGGATCTGGAGAAAAAAATCAAAGGCCACGCGAAAGAAGCCGAAATCAAAGCGGCATTCCAGGCGGTTGTCGATGCCGATGCTCCTAAAATCGCGATGGTTGACTCGGATAAAGGGACGACGAACTTCAACGCTCCGAACGACGTCATCATCGATGCTTCGATGCCGGTTGTCGTACGTGAAGGCGGTAAGCAGTGGGATCGTACGGGTGCGGCGCTTGAGACGCTGGCGGTTATCCCCGACTCTACTTATGCGATGTTCCACGCCGAGATGGTTGCAGACTGTGTCAAAAACGGTCAGTACGACGTTGCAACCATGGGTACGATGCAAAACATCGGTCTGATGGCCCAAAAAGCGGAAGAGTACGGTTCACATCCGACAACTTTCGAGCTTGCAGAAGCCGGAAAAGTAACCGTTACCGCAGCAGACGGTACGGAACTGATGAGCTTTGATTGTGAAGCGGGGGATATCTGGCGTATGTCTCGTGCAAAAGACATCCCGATCAAAGACTGGATCCGCCTCGCGTTCGAACGCGGTCAGATCGAGAAAATCCCGGTTGTATTCTGGTTGGACGAAAACCGTGCACACGATGCGCAGATGATCGCAAAAGTGAAAAAATACATGCCGGAGTTCAACACCGCAGGTCTTGAGATTCATATCCTCGACATCGCGGCTGCGACACGCTTCACCAACGAGCGTATCCGCAAAGGCCTGAACACGATCGCGGTAACGGGTAACGTTCTTCGTGACCACCTGACCGACATGTATCCGATCCTTGAGCTGGGAACATCTGCTAAAATGCTTTCAATCGTTCCGTTGCTCGCCGGCGGCGGATTGTTTGAAACGGGTGCGGGCGGATCGGCTCCGAAACACGTCGAGCAGTTCCTCAATGAGGGTCACCTCCGTTGGGATTCACTCGGTGAGTTCCTGGCATTGGCCGAGTCGCTCCGTATGATCGAACAGAAAAATCCGAATGCGGATCTCGCTGCGGTAACGGCTGCGCTTGACGTTGCGAACCAGGGTTACCTGGACAACAACAAAGCACCGGGACGTAAAGCGGGCGAGCCGGATAACCGTGCGTCTCACTTCTATGTCGCACAATACTGGGCGCGCGCGCTGGCCAACAGCAACAATGCCGCACTGGCTGCAAAATTCGCTCCCGTAGCGGATGCGTTGGAAGCCAACGAAGCCAAAATCATGGAAGAGCTGATGGCAGTTTCGGGCAAACCGCAGGATATCGGCGGTTACTTTCACCCCAATGATGCAAAAGCCGAAGCTGCGATGCGTCCGTCCAAAACGCTCAACGCTATCATCGACGCGATCTGA